From the Dehalococcoidia bacterium genome, one window contains:
- a CDS encoding glycosyltransferase family 87 protein produces the protein MAIVTTAPLRSTISAHVERVISALPHLLIVAAIGVEALAIAALLPLTLDVWRDPAHYGHGDFKHFYEASQSLSLSGTYNPALGALLHPLTRLSLTHAFQVYFAINVAALLGVAYVAQRAVEAPHAKLAMALGVLALPQTHWALRVGHFTEILAFASLGGFLLASKRPWLAGLLFAMLALKPQYLPVPVLYLLFTRNWRGLGALAGVFGLMSVAGVVAAGVSIADAGGYYADRVAYVIEDVAVGQSELLLPVQESWQYSWRGFLVSAGIEPNPLLVADLLALSAGAMILAWWRCTPAVARVAAALGMLLLAPYSTFYNWSMIAVAAALLVRSDLKPRWLTPAILASLALAAVASQAATPFPGPDRFATADTRGLYWIQPVALLTLFVLAIAGRRQHANAEAATERPPSLVERLRALASVRAPALAAHASAIACAAAIGYLGAAYVSSNAPFEPGPYFSRQAVVDALPADFPLPPGAELRDAGPGTMLPYRIEWSTPLRTSEVAGIMKHRLADGPWSITHTSETDDDTIVLRSARDAAGTDGDVVADVSLLPFDGGTRVRLEFSPLPPTRIAAYDRWLEDQGIIVKNVAPEDYPDLRTR, from the coding sequence GTCACAACTGCCCCGCTCCGGTCGACGATTAGCGCACACGTCGAACGCGTGATCTCCGCGTTGCCGCACCTGCTGATTGTTGCCGCGATCGGCGTCGAGGCGCTGGCGATCGCCGCCCTGCTGCCACTGACGCTCGACGTCTGGCGCGACCCCGCGCACTACGGCCACGGCGATTTCAAGCACTTCTACGAGGCGTCGCAGTCGCTTTCGCTGAGCGGCACGTACAACCCGGCGCTCGGCGCGCTGCTGCATCCGCTGACGCGCTTGTCACTGACGCACGCGTTCCAGGTATACTTCGCGATCAACGTCGCGGCGCTGTTGGGCGTCGCATACGTCGCCCAGCGCGCGGTCGAAGCGCCGCACGCGAAGCTCGCGATGGCGCTCGGCGTGCTCGCGCTGCCGCAGACGCACTGGGCGCTGCGCGTCGGCCACTTCACCGAGATCCTCGCCTTCGCGTCGCTCGGCGGCTTCTTGCTCGCGAGCAAGCGGCCGTGGCTGGCGGGCCTGCTGTTCGCCATGCTGGCGCTGAAGCCGCAATACCTGCCGGTGCCGGTGCTCTACCTGCTGTTCACGCGCAACTGGCGTGGGCTCGGTGCGCTCGCCGGCGTGTTCGGCTTGATGTCAGTGGCCGGCGTCGTCGCGGCGGGCGTTAGCATCGCCGATGCCGGCGGCTACTATGCGGATCGCGTCGCGTACGTGATCGAGGATGTCGCCGTGGGCCAGAGCGAGTTGCTGCTGCCCGTACAGGAATCGTGGCAGTACTCGTGGCGCGGATTCCTGGTCAGCGCGGGGATCGAACCGAATCCGCTGCTGGTCGCCGACCTGCTGGCGCTGAGCGCCGGCGCGATGATCCTCGCGTGGTGGCGCTGCACGCCGGCCGTGGCGCGCGTCGCGGCTGCGCTCGGCATGCTGCTGCTGGCGCCGTACTCGACGTTCTACAACTGGAGCATGATCGCCGTGGCGGCGGCGCTGCTCGTGCGGTCGGACCTGAAGCCGCGCTGGCTGACGCCGGCGATCCTGGCGTCGTTGGCGCTTGCGGCCGTGGCGTCGCAGGCCGCGACGCCCTTCCCCGGTCCGGACCGCTTCGCCACCGCCGACACGCGCGGACTGTACTGGATCCAGCCCGTCGCGCTGCTGACGCTCTTCGTGTTGGCGATCGCCGGCCGCAGGCAGCACGCCAACGCCGAGGCCGCAACAGAGCGACCGCCGTCACTCGTCGAGCGTCTGCGCGCGCTCGCGTCGGTGCGCGCGCCAGCGCTCGCGGCGCACGCGAGCGCGATCGCGTGCGCGGCGGCGATCGGCTACCTGGGTGCGGCGTACGTCAGCAGCAATGCACCGTTCGAGCCGGGGCCGTACTTCTCGCGCCAGGCGGTCGTCGACGCGCTGCCGGCGGACTTTCCGCTGCCGCCCGGCGCCGAACTGCGCGACGCCGGGCCCGGCACGATGCTGCCCTATCGCATCGAATGGAGCACGCCGCTGCGCACGAGCGAAGTGGCGGGGATCATGAAGCACCGTCTCGCGGATGGGCCGTGGTCGATCACGCACACATCGGAAACGGACGACGACACGATCGTGCTCCGCAGCGCGCGCGACGCCGCAGGCACCGACGGCGATGTCGTTGCGGACGTCAGCCTGTTGCCCTTCGACGGCGGCACGCGCGTGCGGCTCGAGTTCTCGCCGCTGCCGCCGACGCGCATCGCCGCGTACGACCGTTGGCTCGAAGACCAGGGCATCATCGTGAAGAACGTGGCGCCGGAAGACTACCCGGACCTGCGCACGCGGTAG